The sequence TTCAATCGCCTGCGCATCCTGTGGTCCCATAGTCAAAGGCTGGGGCTCAGCATTATTTCGACCTCGCTGGGCAACGGCGCGCATTTTAAAGGTGCGGACGGTTTCTTTGATCGCGTTCTTGTGGATGTTCCCTGCAGCTGCGAAGGCACGGTGCGGAAAAACCCGCGGATCATGTACCATCAGCAGGAGGCGGGGACTCTACTTTATAACGGCCTGCAGCTCGCCATTCTGCAAAAAGCCGTGAACGCCTGCCGCCCGGGTGGACGCATCGTCTATAGCACCTGCACCTTCCGCCCGGAAGAAAATGAGGCCATCATTGACCTTATTTTAAAGGCCAATCCCGATCTTGATGTAACGCCGGCCGTCGTTCCCGGCCTCGTGTCATCTCCTGGACTCACGACCTTCGAAGACCAAAGCGTCGATCCCCGCGTTGCCGGAGCCCTTCGCATCTGGCCGCATCAGAACGATAGCGGCGGCTTTTTCATCTGCGTTCTGCAAAAAGCCGGCGATGAGCGACACACTCCGGCTTTGACGACAAGAGATGAACCCGTCACGGAAGCGAAACTCCCTTACCTGCAGGAACGCTTTGATTTTCCCAAGTCTGTGTGGGATGAGCACGTGATCTTTCACCGCACACCGAAGAAGCTCAGCTATCATCCACGCCGCTATGAAATTCCTTCCAGCCTGCGCCTGGAAGAACTCGGACAGAACTTTATGAAGATCAACTTCAAGTTCCCTAAACTCGCCACCGCCGCCGCCCGCGTCTGGGGTCCCCATGCCCGGAAAAATATCGTGCGGCTGCCGCGGGAACGCTTTCGCGCCTATATGCAGGGCACTGATATTTTTCTTACGCAGGATGAAGCCCAGGACGTCGCGAGCGATGGTTATGTCATGGTTTTCTATGCGGGCGCTGTGATGGGACTGGGACTGGCGCAGAAACTGGAAGGCGTGGTTCGCCTTCGCAGTCTTTTCCCCCAGGATTGGGGTCAGGAAGCCGAAACGATCAAGGACGAATGACATCCAAGGTGCGATCGAAGCCGCGCTGCCCGGGCTGAAGACTCAGGCGATAATCGGTCGGCTTGTTCTCCCAAACGCGCGTGGCCTGTGCAGCGCCAGGGCCGGCAAACTGCGCGTAAGCCTTGAAATTGTAGGTCTCGGCCGCGACGTCAGGCTTCTGGCAAAGTCCCACATCCAAAAAGCTGTGCACGATCGCAGGTTCATTGTTACTCAGAAAAAACGCATCCTTTTGGACGAGCAGCTGCGTTTTTTCAATGTAACTCAAAGAACCGTCAGCAAAGAATCCCAGGCCTTCGAAGTTTTTGTTTTCCCACACCGCACGCCGAATGATGCTGCGCAGTTCGATGAGTGAGCAGCTTGTTGTTTCAGGGAACGAACGATCTTCGGTCGCTTCCAAAACCAAAGGCTTCAAAAGCACAACCGTCTCGTAACCTGCCGAACGGCTGAGTTCGCGGCGCAAAGCTTCGGTGCAATCGAAGTGCTGATCATCCATGACTGCGCATTCCTGCGGCTGAATGCGGAGTTCACCAAGGGCGAGGGCTTCCCGACTGTTGAAACGCAGACGCGGTCCGACGGAGGCATAGAGGGTCTGGACGTCGCGACCTTCCTTGTCGACCACCTGCACTTCCTGAGCGAACGAAACGGCTGGCAGAAGAAGGGCAAGAAGACTGAGCAGAAACATAGTACATCTCCCAAGAGTTTACAGTCGTCAGCGACGATAGCAGGCTTCTCGGGGCAGTCAAGTCAGGGGAATCATGACAGAGGGCGCGTGAAGGCCACGCTCGGGTAGATTAAACCAAAGCGTAGGATTCAGCGCTCATTTGTAACTGGAAAATACTAGAGGGGACGTGGGATCCACGTCCTTCCTTACGGGTTGGCCCAGGCAGTTTTTTTACCAGGCTTTTTCGCTTTACCGGCGAACTTGCTGCCAGCAGCCGCTGCGGGGAATTTTTTGAAAGGCTTGCCTTTGCGACCTTTGTCATCGCCCGGCTCGTCATGACGCGAAGCACGCGCGCTGACTTTGTCCCAGGCGCGTGAGCCTTCGGAACGGGACACGGGTGCTACCACAGGACGCACACGGCTGTCGCCGCGAGCTGGTCTGGGCGCAGCATGGGAGCGTTCGCCCGTCGATGGGAAACCCGAGGCCGGGAAACCATTGCCGCTGCTGCGCTCAGGATCACGTTCGGCAAAGATCTCGGGGAAGGTCAGAGCCAGGAAACGGCCTGCAACTTCTTCCGGAGTCATGGTCGCGAGCAGTTCCTTCCAGCCATCACCCAGAGCTTCCACCGCGCGTGCATAGCCCGCGGGCTCCTGGAATTTCTGCAGATAATAGGCCACTTTCTTCACGCCCAATTCCTTACGGGTTGGGATGGTGCCTTCCTGGAGTTTACTTTTCGTCAAACGCTCGATCTGAGCAATCAGAAGACGCTGACGCGGAGAAATCAAACTGAGTGCAAAACCGGACTTGCCGCAGCGCGCGGTCCGACCGATACGGTGCACATAACTATCCAGTTCCTTCGGAATCGAATAGTTGATCACATGAGTCACATCCTTCACGTCGAGGCCGCGGGCAGCGACATCGGTACAGATCAGGAGTTTCACTTTGCGATCGCGGAAGGCCTTCATGGTGGTTTCACGAGCAGCCTGGCTCTTGTCACCGTGCAAGGAGTCCACGCGGTAACCACGATCCAAAAGGTACATGGTCAGATCACTGACCAGAGCTTTGGTCTGGCAGAAGACGAGGCCGTAGAAATCATCGACCGAGTCGATCAGCTTGCGCAGAACTTCAGGCTTGTTCGCTTCATGCGTCACATAGTAACGCTGCTCAATCGCGGTCGGAACCATTTCGGTCCGGTTGACCTGAACCTGCTGGGGGTTCTTCAGATAGGTATCGGCCACGCGACGAACATCAGGACTCATCGTCGCCGAGAACAGCCAGGTGTTGGCCTGACCTTCGGGCAGACAGTCCAGGATTGCGGTCAGATCATCTTTGAAGCCCATCGAAATCATTTCGTCGGCTTCATCCAGGATCATGACCTGCAGGCTTTCAAGGTTCAAAGTACCGCGACGGATGTGATCGCAGATCCGGCCGGGAGTTCCCACAACCACCGGCAGACCCTGATGCAGGCCGCGGTGCTGTTCGGTGTAGCTCGCGCCGCCGTAAATCGGCAGAGCGTTGACACCCAAATATTTGCCAAGAATGTTGACCTGCTCGGTCACCTGCATGGCGAGTTCACGTGTTGGGCAAAGGATCAAGGCCTGAACTTCGCGCATCACAGGGTCGATGCGTTCAAGCATAGGAATGGCAAAAGCCGCTGTCTTGCCGGTACCGGTAGCGGCCAAACCCAAAAAGTCAGTGGTTTGTTCCAGAAGAATCGGCAGAGCCTGAGCCTGAATGGGGCTGGGCTTCTCATAGCCGAGTTCCTGAATAGCGCGCAAGACTTCGGAACTTAAGTTCAAATCAGAGAATAATGACAAGTGGATCTCGTTTCTTTAGGGCGACCCCAAGGAACGGTGTCGCACGTAAATGAGTGGATTGGGCCAAGCCCAAGTTACACAGTGGGGCCTCTGTTATCACAATTTTTCAGGGTAGGATAGGTCATTTCTTACAAAATGTCCGCAAGCGTAGGCCCAGCCTGCGTTTACCGTGTGATACCCGTCCGTTAACAATATGGCATGCTGTCATCGCATACCTTCATCGTTAACCAGGCGTGCGACGGCGAGTCATAGGTCTACCACAGGTAATTCACCAAGGAAATCTTTTTTACCCAAATCCACTCCGCCTTGCCGCAAAAGCGCATAAGCCGTGGCCACATGAAAATAGAAATTGGGAATCGCCCGCTGAACAAGGAATTCCGCGGCACGCATGCCCTTGCCCGGGGTATTGGGCAGCTTGATTTTACGACTTTCCGCCCCCGCAAAATCCGGGGCCTTGAAGCCTTCCAGATAAGCGCGCGTCGTGCGTATGCGCTCGCTCAGCTGGCTCAGGGACGTTTCATTGTCTTCATATTTCGGGGCTTCCTTGCCCGCCAGACCCGCAGCCGCGGCCTTCGCCGTATCGGTCGCAATCTGAATCTGCCGTATCAGCGGAAACATATCCGGAGTCAGCCGCATGCCCAGAAAGTTGTTCGCATCAAAGCTCCGGCGTTCGGCGTGATGGTTGGCCTTCTGAAGGATGGCTTCGAGGTTGCCAAGCACTTTATGAAACTGCTGGATCATCTCAAAATACATGGAGCGACTCCTCGTCCGAATTTTTTCAATAGTAGAAGATTCTTAGAGCTGCTGGCAATGGTCGACCGCCTGGCCCATATTATAGCCGCCCACATGATCAGCATGAGCCGTATCGGCTAAAAATTGTGCCGCGTGGAAGCAGTGGAGTTTACTCCCCGGATGCTGCGCGTCCCAATAAGGGCTACTGCCCGGCTGCCGGCAGAAACGTCGTTCCCCCTGGGTCTGCCCCAAGGCATTGCCGTTGAAACAGGCTTCCTTTTTCTGCGCGATGCCTGCCGACTCGGCTTTTTCCTGGGCGACCTTCGGCACGTCATGGGCGTTGAAAAGATAGGCCCTGAGATCCAAACGGTCTTTTTTCAGATCCTCGATCAGCTGATTCAAAGCGCTATTATGCGTAAGGGAAATCTGAGACGGCAAGGGTTTGGGCAGAAGGGAAAGGTCAGGCAGCGTGCCCACCGCGATATGATGAAACCCAAAGCTATCAAGCGTGATCAGGCCTTCGCGAAGCTCTTTGATAAGATC is a genomic window of Oligoflexus sp. containing:
- a CDS encoding DEAD/DEAH box helicase, whose product is MSLFSDLNLSSEVLRAIQELGYEKPSPIQAQALPILLEQTTDFLGLAATGTGKTAAFAIPMLERIDPVMREVQALILCPTRELAMQVTEQVNILGKYLGVNALPIYGGASYTEQHRGLHQGLPVVVGTPGRICDHIRRGTLNLESLQVMILDEADEMISMGFKDDLTAILDCLPEGQANTWLFSATMSPDVRRVADTYLKNPQQVQVNRTEMVPTAIEQRYYVTHEANKPEVLRKLIDSVDDFYGLVFCQTKALVSDLTMYLLDRGYRVDSLHGDKSQAARETTMKAFRDRKVKLLICTDVAARGLDVKDVTHVINYSIPKELDSYVHRIGRTARCGKSGFALSLISPRQRLLIAQIERLTKSKLQEGTIPTRKELGVKKVAYYLQKFQEPAGYARAVEALGDGWKELLATMTPEEVAGRFLALTFPEIFAERDPERSSGNGFPASGFPSTGERSHAAPRPARGDSRVRPVVAPVSRSEGSRAWDKVSARASRHDEPGDDKGRKGKPFKKFPAAAAGSKFAGKAKKPGKKTAWANP
- a CDS encoding DUF1993 domain-containing protein → MYFEMIQQFHKVLGNLEAILQKANHHAERRSFDANNFLGMRLTPDMFPLIRQIQIATDTAKAAAAGLAGKEAPKYEDNETSLSQLSERIRTTRAYLEGFKAPDFAGAESRKIKLPNTPGKGMRAAEFLVQRAIPNFYFHVATAYALLRQGGVDLGKKDFLGELPVVDL